Proteins from a single region of Mucilaginibacter daejeonensis:
- a CDS encoding manganese catalase family protein, whose amino-acid sequence MFYHDNKLQYTVRVDKPNPAFAKLLQQAIGGIEGEIRVCLQYLFQAWGARGPNKYRDMLLDTGTEEISHIEMLSTAVALNLEGATNELKDKVAGENPIVGSILGGMDPRHVLSSGLAAMAVDSNGVPFNGSWVVGSGNIAADMYANVMAESTGRVLATRLWELTDDAGMKDMLAFLIARDTMHQNQWLAVLEDLGGVNANLPIPNTFPLSEQVSQFEYQFISTNIEKQTPPDARWVSGPSIDGKGEFSYVQAMPHGQEPVLGPPDPQGHAQSQQMQGGTDKGILENIKDTVLP is encoded by the coding sequence ATGTTCTATCATGACAACAAGCTACAGTACACTGTACGAGTAGACAAGCCTAACCCGGCATTCGCAAAACTGCTTCAACAAGCCATAGGTGGCATCGAGGGCGAGATCAGAGTGTGTTTACAATACCTGTTCCAGGCCTGGGGTGCCCGCGGGCCGAACAAGTATCGCGACATGCTGCTGGATACCGGTACCGAGGAGATATCGCACATAGAGATGCTCAGCACCGCGGTAGCGCTTAACCTGGAAGGTGCCACCAACGAATTAAAGGACAAAGTAGCAGGGGAGAACCCTATTGTAGGAAGCATACTGGGCGGTATGGACCCAAGGCATGTGCTATCATCTGGTTTAGCGGCCATGGCGGTAGATAGCAATGGCGTTCCATTCAATGGTTCATGGGTAGTGGGCAGTGGTAACATAGCCGCTGATATGTATGCCAACGTAATGGCCGAATCTACGGGTCGAGTTTTGGCCACACGACTGTGGGAGTTGACCGATGATGCAGGGATGAAAGACATGCTTGCCTTCCTGATCGCACGCGATACCATGCACCAGAACCAGTGGCTGGCCGTATTGGAAGATCTTGGTGGCGTGAACGCCAACCTGCCTATTCCCAACACCTTCCCGCTGAGTGAGCAGGTCAGTCAGTTCGAATATCAATTCATATCCACCAATATCGAAAAACAGACACCTCCTGACGCCCGCTGGGTAAGCGGACCCTCTATAGATGGCAAAGGCGAATTTAGCTACGTACAAGCCATGCCACATGGTCAGGAACCTGTGCTTGGTCCGCCTGATCCGCAAGGACATGCGCAAAGCCAGCAAATGCAGGGCGGAACTGATAAAGGAATACTCGAAAATATTAAAGATACTGTTCTTCCATAG
- a CDS encoding SDR family oxidoreductase encodes MTDQHPTEKFEQPPYPEQVQDVPGTTKQMDPQPDHGETTYKGSGKLAGKKAIITGGDSGIGRAVAIAFAREGADVLISYLNEDDDARDTAKLIEDAGRKAVLVSGDIREESHCQKIIDEAVAAFGKIDILVNNAAFQMSRKSLQEVSSEEWDRTFKTNIYPMFYLCKFAEKHMEPGSTVINTTSVNAYQPKSVLVAYAATKGAIQNFTVSMAQLWAEKGIRVNCVAPGPIWTPLIPSTFPPEEVSKFGENVPLKRAGQPAELAATYVLLAGNDSSYMTGATIQVTGGTPTI; translated from the coding sequence ATGACAGACCAACATCCTACCGAAAAATTTGAACAGCCACCTTACCCTGAACAAGTACAGGACGTACCCGGCACCACCAAACAAATGGACCCGCAGCCCGATCACGGGGAGACCACCTACAAAGGTTCAGGCAAACTCGCGGGTAAAAAGGCCATCATCACCGGCGGCGATTCAGGCATTGGCCGTGCAGTGGCTATTGCCTTTGCCCGTGAAGGTGCCGATGTGCTGATCTCGTACCTGAACGAGGACGACGACGCGCGAGACACCGCAAAGTTGATTGAGGATGCCGGCCGCAAAGCAGTGCTGGTAAGCGGCGATATCAGAGAAGAGTCGCACTGCCAAAAGATCATTGATGAAGCGGTAGCCGCCTTTGGCAAGATCGATATCCTGGTGAATAACGCAGCGTTCCAAATGTCGCGCAAGTCGTTGCAGGAGGTTAGCAGCGAGGAATGGGACCGAACGTTCAAGACCAACATTTACCCGATGTTCTACCTGTGCAAATTTGCCGAAAAACATATGGAGCCCGGTAGTACAGTGATCAACACTACCTCGGTGAACGCGTACCAGCCAAAGTCGGTACTGGTAGCCTACGCCGCTACTAAGGGCGCTATACAGAACTTTACGGTAAGCATGGCACAGCTATGGGCCGAAAAGGGCATCAGGGTCAACTGCGTGGCTCCGGGCCCGATCTGGACACCGTTGATACCGTCCACATTTCCGCCTGAGGAGGTGAGTAAGTTCGGTGAGAACGTACCGTTAAAGCGGGCCGGCCAGCCCGCCGAACTGGCCGCTACTTACGTATTGCTTGCGGGCAATGATTCGAGCTACATGACCGGCGCTACCATACAGGTGACCGGTGGTACACCGACCATTTAA
- a CDS encoding DUF421 domain-containing protein: MKPEDIKITDWMRWLVGDVPAGFYIELVIRAFVIYLLLMVSMRLMGKRMSSQLGRNDLVAMVTLAATIGIPLQAPDRGLLPAILIAVIVVLVSRWIAAKAFKDSKFEIFSQGKISVLVRNSIMDLNEMKRVRLTRERLVAQLRHSGIKQLGQVKRL, translated from the coding sequence ATGAAACCCGAAGACATCAAAATAACGGACTGGATGAGGTGGCTGGTGGGCGATGTACCTGCCGGATTTTACATCGAGCTGGTGATCCGCGCCTTTGTGATCTACCTGTTGCTCATGGTATCCATGCGGCTGATGGGTAAGCGCATGTCATCACAGTTAGGGCGCAATGATCTGGTGGCCATGGTCACCCTGGCCGCAACCATCGGTATACCACTGCAAGCGCCAGACCGGGGTTTGCTGCCGGCTATTTTGATCGCGGTCATCGTGGTGTTGGTAAGCCGCTGGATAGCCGCCAAAGCGTTCAAGGACAGCAAATTTGAGATCTTTTCACAAGGGAAGATATCCGTACTGGTACGTAACTCAATAATGGACCTTAACGAGATGAAACGTGTGAGATTGACCCGCGAGCGGCTTGTGGCGCAGTTAAGGCACAGCGGCATTAAGCAACTGGGCCAGGTGAAGCGGCTTTAA
- a CDS encoding cyanophycinase, which translates to MNDNNLCPVPKGTLLIIGGHEAKGTDRAEPFILETFVKLAGGEHAISEVVTTASAEGEGSFEPYAELFRKLGASSVGHIHHDEPKDALGNEYHERLQAATGVFFSGGDQLKLTSIYGGTPLLMQLKQRYIYDPLILGGTSAGAMAMSTPMIYAGTDQDQLTVGNVKIAVGLEFLKDVCVDTHFVDRSRFVRMAQVVATNPTSIGIGIEENTALIVRDGKDCRVIGTGVIIIIEGFRITHSDITEVNRKRTVFIDDLTVRILANGNTYEIPKFDIPHF; encoded by the coding sequence ATGAACGATAACAACTTATGCCCTGTGCCCAAAGGCACGCTTTTGATCATTGGCGGACACGAAGCCAAAGGCACCGACCGGGCCGAACCATTTATTCTGGAAACGTTCGTGAAGCTGGCCGGTGGCGAGCACGCGATCAGTGAAGTGGTCACCACCGCCTCAGCCGAAGGTGAAGGGTCATTTGAACCGTATGCTGAGCTATTTCGAAAATTGGGTGCGAGCAGTGTAGGTCACATTCATCATGACGAACCTAAAGATGCCCTGGGAAATGAATATCATGAACGACTGCAGGCGGCAACAGGTGTCTTCTTTTCAGGTGGCGACCAGCTCAAGCTGACGTCAATATATGGCGGTACACCCTTGCTGATGCAGCTAAAGCAGCGTTATATTTATGACCCTTTGATATTGGGCGGTACAAGTGCCGGAGCCATGGCCATGTCGACCCCAATGATCTATGCCGGCACTGACCAGGATCAGCTAACCGTTGGTAACGTGAAGATCGCCGTTGGCCTGGAGTTCCTGAAAGACGTTTGTGTGGATACGCACTTTGTGGACCGCAGCCGCTTTGTACGAATGGCGCAAGTAGTTGCCACCAACCCTACCAGTATAGGCATAGGCATTGAAGAGAACACGGCGCTGATCGTACGGGACGGAAAGGACTGCCGGGTGATCGGTACCGGTGTCATCATTATTATTGAAGGCTTTAGGATCACCCATTCAGATATCACGGAGGTGAACCGAAAAAGGACGGTATTCATTGATGACCTGACCGTACGCATACTTGCTAATGGAAATACCTATGAGATACCAAAATTCGACATTCCGCATTTTTAG
- a CDS encoding zinc-dependent alcohol dehydrogenase has protein sequence MLAMNYRGPYRIRAEQRPMPEILHPEDAIVRVTRTCICGSDLHLYHGMVPDTRVGMTFGHEFTGVVEEVGPMVQNLKVGDHVLVPFNIACGKCNFCKQGLYGNCHESNPMATAVGGIFGYSHTAGGFDGGQAEYVRVPYADVGPTVIPPEMDPDDAVLLTDVVPTGYQAAEMAGIKPGDTVVIFGAGPIGIMAARCAWFFGPSRVIIIDHVDYRLEFAQRYAKCEAYNFKSLGDPVVFLKKTTDWYGADVCIDCVGCEAEGNTLQTLSGRITLMQAGSAIALQWAINSVKKGGIVSVVGVYGPPFNLAPIGNILNKGITLRANQASVKRLLPKLIEHVQAGRLDPKGLITHRIPLEEVSDAYRMFSSKLDECIKTVLIPSAKA, from the coding sequence ATGTTAGCAATGAACTATCGTGGTCCGTACCGTATTCGTGCGGAACAACGGCCCATGCCTGAGATCTTACATCCGGAGGATGCGATCGTTAGAGTGACCCGAACCTGTATTTGCGGGTCAGATCTTCACCTTTATCATGGTATGGTACCTGACACTCGTGTTGGAATGACCTTCGGCCATGAATTTACCGGCGTTGTAGAAGAGGTTGGCCCAATGGTGCAGAACCTTAAAGTTGGCGACCATGTGCTGGTGCCGTTCAACATCGCCTGCGGAAAGTGTAATTTTTGCAAGCAGGGGTTGTACGGCAATTGCCACGAATCCAACCCGATGGCCACAGCTGTTGGGGGTATCTTCGGCTACTCCCACACCGCTGGCGGTTTTGACGGTGGCCAGGCCGAGTACGTACGCGTTCCCTATGCAGATGTTGGCCCAACGGTGATCCCGCCCGAAATGGATCCTGATGATGCCGTACTGCTTACCGACGTGGTACCAACAGGTTACCAGGCCGCCGAAATGGCCGGCATCAAACCTGGCGATACGGTAGTGATATTCGGCGCCGGCCCCATCGGCATCATGGCCGCGCGTTGTGCCTGGTTCTTTGGCCCGTCAAGGGTGATCATCATCGATCATGTTGACTACCGGCTCGAATTCGCACAGCGTTATGCCAAGTGCGAGGCCTACAACTTTAAGTCATTAGGCGATCCGGTAGTGTTCCTGAAAAAGACCACTGACTGGTACGGCGCCGATGTTTGTATCGATTGCGTAGGCTGCGAAGCCGAAGGCAATACACTGCAGACCTTGAGCGGACGTATAACACTGATGCAAGCGGGCTCGGCTATTGCCCTACAATGGGCCATTAACTCGGTCAAAAAAGGTGGTATCGTTTCAGTGGTGGGTGTTTATGGTCCGCCGTTCAACCTGGCTCCTATTGGCAACATCCTTAACAAAGGTATAACGCTGCGCGCTAACCAGGCTTCGGTGAAAAGGTTGCTACCCAAACTGATCGAACACGTTCAGGCAGGGCGGTTAGACCCTAAAGGCCTCATCACTCACCGCATACCGCTCGAAGAAGTGTCAGATGCTTACCGCATGTTCTCCTCCAAACTTGATGAATGTATAAAAACCGTGCTGATACCTTCAGCTAAAGCTTGA
- a CDS encoding zinc-dependent alcohol dehydrogenase, giving the protein MSKMKAALKNEKGEFDVEQVDRPEIPHPDWVLARITATGICGTDLRHWKKEEPELVHKIMGHELAAEVVEVGSAVTNVKPGDRVVVETLLGDGTCDWCRVQQYNLCPNLYPVRMETVSRAFAEYLIGPAEKFHLLPDHVSDEEATVLDTFSVALHAIQLSGIKLNDVVVVIGAGPIGLGQLQLAKLSGADVIITDVVDHSLELARELGADLVINSEKEDSAKLIKEFTDGRGADIVFECAGGPSMPITLPQAVSYSRIGGKIVIVGGFDKGEISIPLEWQKIQMAQIQIIPSASYAFWGIYSEMKMCLDLLAKGKLNAKKMITHKFQLDEINKAFETAQDKEHTGAVFVTLKV; this is encoded by the coding sequence ATGAGTAAGATGAAGGCTGCCCTCAAGAACGAAAAGGGCGAATTCGATGTAGAACAGGTGGACCGGCCCGAGATACCTCATCCTGATTGGGTGCTTGCCCGCATAACGGCCACTGGTATATGCGGAACCGACCTCAGACACTGGAAAAAGGAAGAACCCGAACTGGTACACAAGATCATGGGGCATGAACTTGCCGCCGAAGTGGTTGAAGTGGGAAGCGCCGTCACCAACGTAAAGCCGGGCGACCGCGTAGTGGTAGAGACCCTGCTGGGCGATGGCACGTGCGACTGGTGCCGTGTGCAGCAGTACAACCTTTGCCCCAACCTTTACCCGGTACGCATGGAGACCGTGTCAAGGGCCTTTGCAGAATACCTGATCGGACCTGCCGAAAAGTTTCACCTGTTGCCTGATCACGTTAGCGATGAGGAAGCCACTGTGCTGGATACCTTTTCGGTGGCCTTGCACGCCATTCAGTTGAGCGGCATTAAGCTTAATGATGTGGTGGTGGTGATCGGTGCCGGCCCCATTGGCCTGGGGCAGTTGCAATTGGCCAAGCTCAGCGGTGCCGATGTGATCATTACCGATGTGGTGGATCACTCGCTTGAACTGGCGCGTGAACTGGGCGCCGACCTGGTGATCAATTCTGAAAAGGAAGACAGCGCCAAGCTGATCAAAGAGTTCACCGATGGCCGCGGGGCCGACATCGTTTTTGAGTGCGCCGGAGGACCGTCAATGCCTATCACGCTACCTCAGGCGGTGTCATACTCGCGCATTGGCGGTAAGATCGTTATCGTGGGCGGCTTCGACAAGGGAGAAATATCCATTCCGCTGGAATGGCAAAAGATCCAAATGGCGCAGATACAGATCATCCCGAGTGCCAGCTATGCCTTCTGGGGTATCTATTCGGAGATGAAGATGTGCCTTGACCTGCTGGCTAAAGGAAAGTTGAACGCCAAAAAGATGATCACTCATAAGTTCCAGTTAGATGAGATCAATAAGGCTTTTGAGACCGCGCAGGATAAAGAACACACCGGAGCGGTGTTCGTTACGCTCAAGGTGTAA
- a CDS encoding SPW repeat domain-containing protein encodes MKLISTRVHGVLDIILALVFLASPWLFGFADLPIPKWTAVAVSVALLIMASLTRYELGLFNIIPMPVHLVIDLLVGIILVASPWILDVTGGPRAVFVSVGVLEVLSAVMTRNRRP; translated from the coding sequence ATGAAACTGATCTCAACACGTGTACACGGAGTACTCGATATTATATTGGCTCTGGTGTTTCTGGCTTCGCCTTGGTTATTCGGTTTTGCCGACTTACCGATACCTAAGTGGACCGCAGTGGCCGTCAGCGTGGCACTGCTCATTATGGCGTCACTCACCCGGTACGAACTTGGCTTGTTCAACATCATACCGATGCCTGTTCATCTGGTCATAGACCTGCTGGTAGGAATAATACTAGTCGCCTCTCCTTGGATCTTAGACGTTACCGGTGGGCCCCGGGCTGTCTTTGTCTCGGTCGGGGTGCTGGAAGTCCTCTCAGCTGTAATGACCCGTAATCGCCGACCATAG
- a CDS encoding SPW repeat domain-containing protein, producing the protein MKTFIPLWAHAILDVIGGVLITALPWITGAYKYGGAAIFLPVVFGSMQLVMAFFSKHQVGIVKVFPMQLHLFLDMVVGVILIMAPFIYHFYVMTWWPYVSMGLVSLSAGLFTAHSPFLHPIDVFDERGR; encoded by the coding sequence ATGAAGACCTTTATTCCTCTTTGGGCACATGCTATATTGGATGTGATAGGCGGTGTACTGATCACCGCACTGCCATGGATCACCGGTGCATATAAATACGGTGGCGCGGCCATCTTTTTGCCGGTCGTATTCGGTTCTATGCAACTGGTCATGGCGTTTTTTAGTAAGCACCAGGTGGGCATCGTCAAGGTGTTTCCCATGCAATTGCACCTGTTCCTGGACATGGTTGTGGGAGTGATCCTGATCATGGCGCCCTTCATCTATCATTTTTACGTGATGACGTGGTGGCCATATGTATCGATGGGGCTGGTTTCGCTTAGTGCAGGTCTCTTTACCGCACACAGTCCATTTCTGCATCCAATAGATGTGTTTGATGAGCGGGGCCGTTAA
- a CDS encoding glycoside hydrolase family 88 protein: protein MLLPVPETKYQDYLEILPKVLNDLQNNKGCWSHRSGHPYLNAYVCDYNTPPEIMVQLAVLLPVREYIKWSGQECGMEKEIMDGLPAFYDEKLDTVMRWLPSEEDMLDKSEEQKTPLVMDSWYLHHPLLNLARLAQDGDEQAKELLIPSADYAIKVAHHFKYQWPVFYKMDTLEVVKAETKEGEGSEKDVAGLYAHVMLQIWELTGDDKYFKEAEKAARTLTQYGFDVFYQANNTMFSAKAMILLYKQTKKERYRDLAYLFLANIFKNVALWDRNYGFSKNLPTFFALFPLNDAPYTAVYEEQEAYAGAHDLFAYADGLDILPSVNLLLAEFIKHTVNRAAFYYPPMLPKEMLADEVKTGEVDPNLWIALEDIHDGWEPSGSVGQEVYGAGLAFGIIPRQYLKLSGTNMLLFIDYPVIQAKEKGKAIRFKVLGSDQLTCRLCIVSAEGEPLSAFKIAVQNKADQEMIDQAGKDMTEFMIHGDQEVTISLK, encoded by the coding sequence GTGCTGTTGCCCGTACCGGAGACCAAGTATCAGGACTATTTAGAGATCCTACCTAAAGTGTTGAATGATCTGCAGAACAATAAAGGTTGCTGGTCGCACCGGAGCGGGCACCCATATCTTAATGCTTACGTGTGCGATTACAATACCCCGCCCGAGATCATGGTGCAGCTCGCCGTTCTGCTACCGGTACGTGAGTATATCAAGTGGAGCGGCCAAGAGTGCGGGATGGAAAAGGAGATCATGGATGGACTACCCGCTTTTTACGATGAGAAGCTGGACACGGTGATGCGCTGGCTTCCGTCAGAGGAGGACATGCTCGATAAGTCGGAGGAGCAAAAGACGCCATTGGTGATGGATTCATGGTATTTGCACCATCCGCTACTAAACCTGGCCCGCTTGGCCCAGGACGGTGACGAGCAGGCAAAAGAACTGCTCATCCCATCGGCCGATTATGCGATCAAGGTAGCACACCACTTCAAGTATCAATGGCCGGTGTTCTACAAAATGGATACCCTCGAAGTGGTGAAAGCCGAGACCAAAGAAGGCGAGGGAAGCGAAAAGGATGTGGCCGGATTGTACGCACACGTGATGCTGCAGATATGGGAACTCACTGGTGACGATAAGTACTTTAAGGAGGCCGAGAAAGCTGCCCGCACACTTACGCAATACGGATTCGATGTATTCTACCAGGCCAATAACACCATGTTCTCGGCCAAGGCCATGATCTTATTGTACAAGCAAACCAAGAAAGAACGGTATCGGGATCTGGCCTATCTCTTCCTGGCTAACATATTTAAGAACGTGGCGCTGTGGGATCGTAACTACGGTTTTAGTAAGAATTTGCCAACGTTCTTTGCCTTATTTCCACTTAATGACGCACCGTACACCGCGGTCTATGAAGAGCAGGAGGCGTATGCCGGTGCCCACGATCTGTTTGCTTATGCCGATGGTTTGGATATCCTCCCCTCGGTGAACTTGCTGCTGGCCGAATTTATAAAGCACACGGTTAACCGCGCCGCATTCTATTACCCACCCATGCTGCCCAAAGAGATGCTGGCCGATGAAGTGAAGACGGGCGAAGTGGATCCCAATTTATGGATCGCGTTAGAGGACATACATGATGGCTGGGAGCCATCGGGCTCGGTAGGGCAGGAGGTTTACGGCGCCGGACTGGCGTTCGGTATCATCCCAAGGCAGTACCTCAAACTATCAGGGACCAATATGCTGCTTTTTATAGACTATCCGGTAATCCAGGCTAAAGAGAAAGGAAAGGCGATCAGATTCAAAGTACTTGGCTCAGATCAGCTGACCTGCAGGCTATGCATCGTATCGGCAGAGGGCGAACCTTTGTCGGCCTTTAAGATCGCGGTACAGAATAAAGCTGATCAGGAAATGATCGATCAGGCAGGAAAAGATATGACAGAATTTATGATCCATGGTGACCAGGAAGTGACCATAAGCTTGAAATAA
- a CDS encoding SDR family oxidoreductase, with product MSMSNDQVYAPVSVVGKTIIVTGGTTGIGRATALLLASEGANVLIAGSDQAHLDDVLKDVAGMELAGSLNGIATDLSTEQGIIELFKAIDELSGGIDVFINNAALAYQGISDGEYTEWQRVVNTNLLGYLACTHYALDRMRPQKNGHIVNIGSMSADVREKDSSVYVATKAAIQGFSESLRKEVNEQGIRVTLIEPGAVGTDMQPVSVPDQQKQEQQHAMMLAEDIARTVLFAVTLPERAEVVELKIKPRLQII from the coding sequence ATGAGTATGAGTAACGATCAGGTGTACGCACCGGTAAGTGTAGTAGGGAAAACGATCATCGTGACCGGAGGTACCACAGGTATAGGCAGGGCAACGGCGCTATTGCTGGCCAGTGAAGGGGCCAATGTACTGATCGCGGGGTCAGACCAGGCGCATTTGGACGATGTGTTGAAGGATGTGGCTGGTATGGAACTGGCCGGCAGCCTGAATGGGATAGCCACTGATCTGTCGACCGAGCAAGGCATAATCGAATTATTCAAGGCCATTGATGAATTGTCTGGAGGCATCGATGTGTTCATCAACAACGCAGCTTTAGCCTACCAGGGCATCAGCGACGGGGAGTATACGGAGTGGCAGCGCGTAGTGAATACCAATTTGCTGGGCTACCTGGCCTGCACCCACTATGCGCTGGACAGGATGCGTCCGCAAAAGAATGGCCACATCGTTAACATCGGTTCAATGAGTGCCGATGTAAGGGAAAAGGACAGTTCAGTTTACGTGGCTACGAAGGCCGCTATACAGGGCTTTTCTGAAAGTTTGAGGAAGGAAGTGAACGAGCAAGGCATCAGGGTCACCTTGATCGAGCCGGGAGCGGTAGGTACCGACATGCAGCCCGTATCGGTGCCTGATCAGCAAAAGCAGGAGCAGCAACACGCGATGATGTTAGCCGAGGACATTGCCCGCACCGTCCTTTTTGCGGTCACCTTGCCTGAGCGTGCCGAGGTGGTTGAATTGAAGATCAAGCCGCGGTTGCAGATCATCTAA